One part of the Tistrella bauzanensis genome encodes these proteins:
- the recF gene encoding DNA replication/repair protein RecF (All proteins in this family for which functions are known are DNA-binding proteins that assist the filamentation of RecA onto DNA for the initiation of recombination or recombinational repair.): MPGGAGDTVPALTRLVLTGFRNYAGLRLALDPRPVVLTGANGAGKTNLLEAVSMLAPGRGLRGARLADMDRLADMDRLAAMDHRDETGHLGGTGHTGAGWAVAATVRTGDGPVEAGTGLAGGGGERERRVVRIDGRNASAAELGRRWSVLWVTPLMDRLFIDSAGNRRRFFDRLVYGLDPDHAGRIAAYEQAMRERARLLRDGRRDPAWLAALEATMAAKGVAIAAARLGFMRQLKAVLAAGDGAFPRARIAIEGEVEAALAVEPALAVEDRLAARLAECRGQDAEAGGTRVGPHRSDLVVTHDAGGMPAARCSTGEQKALLLAIVLAVARLKRTVEGSAPILLLDEVAAHLDAERRTALYDVLVTLGSQAWLTGTDRPLFAGLEGRAQFLRIADASAMRE, encoded by the coding sequence GTGCCCGGTGGCGCAGGCGATACTGTGCCGGCGCTGACCCGGCTGGTGCTGACCGGCTTTCGCAACTATGCCGGGCTGCGGCTGGCGCTCGATCCCCGGCCGGTGGTGCTGACCGGCGCCAATGGCGCCGGCAAGACCAATCTGCTGGAAGCGGTGTCGATGCTGGCGCCCGGGCGCGGCCTGCGCGGTGCCCGGTTGGCAGATATGGACCGCTTGGCCGATATGGACCGTCTGGCCGCGATGGATCATCGGGATGAGACGGGTCATCTGGGCGGAACGGGCCATACCGGTGCCGGTTGGGCGGTGGCGGCAACGGTGCGGACCGGCGACGGGCCGGTCGAGGCCGGCACCGGTCTGGCCGGCGGCGGGGGGGAGCGGGAACGCCGGGTGGTGCGGATCGACGGCCGCAATGCCAGTGCCGCGGAACTCGGCCGGCGCTGGTCGGTCTTGTGGGTGACGCCGTTGATGGACCGACTGTTCATCGATAGCGCCGGCAACCGGCGGCGGTTCTTCGACCGGCTGGTCTATGGCCTGGATCCCGACCATGCCGGGCGGATCGCCGCCTATGAGCAGGCGATGCGCGAACGCGCCCGGCTGTTGCGCGACGGCCGCCGCGACCCGGCATGGCTGGCTGCGCTGGAAGCCACGATGGCGGCCAAGGGGGTTGCGATCGCGGCGGCGCGGCTGGGTTTCATGCGCCAGTTGAAGGCGGTTCTGGCTGCGGGCGACGGGGCTTTCCCACGCGCGCGGATTGCGATTGAGGGCGAGGTGGAGGCGGCTCTGGCCGTGGAACCCGCCCTGGCGGTTGAAGACCGGCTGGCCGCAAGGCTGGCCGAGTGCCGCGGTCAGGATGCCGAGGCCGGGGGCACCCGGGTCGGCCCGCACCGCAGCGATCTGGTGGTGACCCATGATGCCGGCGGCATGCCGGCCGCGCGGTGTTCCACCGGCGAACAGAAGGCGCTGCTGCTGGCGATCGTGCTGGCGGTGGCGCGGCTGAAACGGACAGTGGAGGGATCGGCCCCGATCCTGCTGCTGGACGAGGTCGCAGCCCATCTCGATGCCGAGCGGCGCACAGCACTCTATGACGTGCTGGTGACGCTCGGTTCCCAGGCCTGGCTCACCGGCACCGACCGACCGCTGTTTGCGGGGCTGGAGGGACGGGCTCAATTCTTGCGGATCGCCGATGCCTCGGCGATGCGCGAATGA
- a CDS encoding rhodanese-like domain-containing protein: MASTDDIRLNAAARTGAHAGYAGDVTPEEAWSLLEQHPDAVLVDVRTREEWMFVGLPALQSLGKEPRLISWQVWPQMAQNHDFTGTLAEAGIGPDQPVVFLCRSGGRSRAAAMAATSAGYTAAFNIEGGFEGDVGEDGHRGTVNGWKAAGLPWFQN, encoded by the coding sequence ATGGCCAGCACCGATGACATCCGCCTGAATGCCGCCGCCCGCACCGGTGCCCATGCCGGCTACGCCGGCGACGTGACGCCTGAAGAGGCATGGTCGCTTCTTGAGCAGCATCCCGATGCTGTTCTGGTCGACGTGCGCACCCGTGAGGAGTGGATGTTCGTGGGTCTGCCGGCCCTGCAATCTCTGGGCAAGGAACCAAGGCTGATCTCGTGGCAGGTCTGGCCGCAGATGGCACAGAACCACGATTTCACCGGCACCCTGGCCGAGGCCGGTATCGGCCCTGATCAGCCGGTGGTGTTTCTGTGCCGCAGCGGCGGGCGGTCACGGGCGGCGGCGATGGCCGCCACCAGCGCCGGCTATACCGCGGCCTTCAACATCGAGGGCGGCTTCGAAGGCGATGTGGGTGAAGACGGGCATCGCGGCACGGTGAACGGCTGGAAGGCGGCGGGGCTGCCCTGGTTCCAGAACTGA
- the dnaN gene encoding DNA polymerase III subunit beta has protein sequence MKLSIERAALLRALTHVQSVVERRNTIPILANVQFEADASGALRLTATDLDLSVVEEVPATVVQAGRTTVPAHTLHDIVRKLPDGAEIELALDAAKGQMKLSAGRYASALSVLPAEDFPEIAEGNLPFAFHLSATDLKRLIDKTRFAISTEETRYYLNGIYLHVAESPDGRRLRAVATDGHRLARVESEVPEGAAGMPGVIVPRKAVGELRKLIDEIEDEVAVALSETKIRFAFGRVVLTSKLIDGSFPDYERVIPAGNDKIVRIDGKPFAAAVDRVATISSEKSRAVRFALSDGRLDLAVTSPDHGSASEELTVDYEGQHIEIGFNSRYVLDVAGQIDGDLMEMAIADGASPVVIRDTADAGALYVLMPMRI, from the coding sequence ATGAAGCTTTCCATCGAACGCGCCGCCTTGCTCCGTGCGCTCACTCACGTGCAGAGCGTCGTCGAGCGCCGCAACACCATACCGATCCTGGCCAATGTCCAGTTCGAGGCCGACGCATCGGGCGCGCTGCGCCTGACCGCGACCGATCTGGACCTGTCGGTGGTCGAGGAGGTGCCGGCGACGGTGGTCCAGGCGGGGCGGACCACGGTGCCCGCCCATACCCTTCACGACATTGTCCGCAAGCTGCCCGACGGCGCCGAGATCGAGCTGGCGCTCGATGCCGCCAAGGGCCAGATGAAGCTGTCGGCGGGGCGCTATGCCTCGGCGCTGTCGGTGCTGCCGGCCGAAGACTTCCCTGAGATCGCCGAGGGCAATCTGCCGTTTGCCTTCCATCTGTCGGCCACCGACCTGAAGCGGCTGATCGACAAGACCCGGTTCGCGATTTCGACCGAAGAGACCCGCTATTACCTGAACGGCATCTATCTCCATGTCGCCGAAAGCCCGGATGGCCGGCGGCTGCGCGCGGTGGCGACCGATGGTCACCGTCTGGCGCGGGTGGAGAGCGAGGTGCCGGAGGGTGCGGCCGGCATGCCGGGCGTGATCGTGCCGCGCAAGGCGGTGGGCGAGCTGCGCAAGCTGATCGACGAGATCGAGGACGAGGTGGCGGTGGCCTTGTCGGAAACCAAGATCCGGTTCGCCTTCGGCCGCGTGGTGCTGACCTCGAAGCTGATCGACGGGTCGTTCCCGGATTATGAGCGGGTGATCCCGGCCGGCAACGACAAGATCGTGCGCATCGACGGCAAGCCCTTCGCGGCCGCGGTCGACCGGGTGGCGACGATTTCCAGCGAGAAGTCGCGGGCAGTGCGTTTCGCGCTCAGCGATGGCCGGCTGGATCTGGCGGTGACCAGCCCCGATCACGGCTCGGCGAGCGAAGAGCTGACGGTCGATTACGAGGGGCAGCACATCGAGATCGGCTTCAACTCGCGCTATGTGCTCGATGTGGCCGGTCAGATCGACGGCGACCTGATGGAGATGGCGATCGCCGACGGAGCCTCGCCGGTGGTGATCCGCGACACCGCGGATGCCGGTGCCCTGTATGTGCTGATGCCGATGCGGATTTGA
- a CDS encoding class I SAM-dependent methyltransferase, with the protein MPVPDPRHSRPDGAEPARPRDDAGDARPADFGFRTVTVGDKRRMVRGVFDSVATRYDLMNDLMSGGIHRLWKDAMMDWLAPRPGQHLLDVAGGTGDIAFRFIERSRRNGGHTPAGIAAPTRVTVCDLTPAMLAVGRDRGVDRGLVDGLDWVAGNAEMLPVASSSVDVYTIAFGIRNVADIPAALAEARRVLKPGGRFMCLEFSHVQAPVLDRLYDLYSFSILPRIGQVVARDAASYRYLAESIRKFPTADRFAGMIAEAGLRQVKVRLLSGGIAALHSAWKV; encoded by the coding sequence ATGCCCGTCCCAGATCCCCGTCATTCCCGTCCCGACGGCGCCGAGCCGGCAAGGCCGCGCGACGATGCCGGCGACGCCCGCCCAGCCGATTTCGGGTTCCGGACCGTCACGGTCGGCGACAAGCGCCGGATGGTGCGCGGCGTGTTCGACAGCGTCGCCACCCGTTATGACCTAATGAACGATCTGATGAGCGGCGGCATCCACCGCTTATGGAAGGATGCGATGATGGACTGGCTGGCCCCCCGGCCGGGCCAGCATCTGCTGGACGTGGCCGGCGGCACCGGCGACATCGCCTTCCGCTTCATCGAACGCAGCCGCCGCAATGGCGGCCACACCCCCGCCGGCATCGCCGCCCCGACCCGGGTCACGGTCTGCGACCTCACCCCCGCCATGCTGGCGGTGGGGCGCGATCGCGGCGTCGACCGCGGATTGGTCGACGGTCTCGACTGGGTGGCGGGCAATGCCGAGATGCTGCCGGTGGCATCGTCCTCGGTGGATGTCTATACCATTGCCTTCGGCATCCGCAACGTGGCCGACATCCCGGCGGCGCTGGCCGAAGCCCGGCGGGTGCTGAAGCCCGGCGGCCGGTTCATGTGCCTGGAGTTCTCGCACGTTCAGGCGCCGGTGCTCGACCGGCTCTATGACCTCTATTCCTTCTCGATCCTGCCCAGGATTGGGCAGGTGGTGGCACGCGATGCCGCGAGCTATCGCTATCTGGCGGAAAGCATCCGCAAGTTTCCCACAGCCGACCGCTTCGCCGGCATGATCGCCGAGGCGGGCTTGCGTCAGGTGAAGGTCCGGCTGCTCTCCGGCGGGATCGCCGCCCTGCATTCGGCCTGGAAGGTCTGA
- the rpsT gene encoding 30S ribosomal protein S20, with protein MANHDSAKKRIRRNARRAEINGDRISRIRTFVKKVEKALLQGDKDAAVAAFAVAEPELRRGVNKGVLHANTASRKISRLSARVKGLAQA; from the coding sequence ATGGCCAATCATGACTCCGCCAAGAAGCGTATCCGCCGCAACGCGCGCCGGGCCGAAATCAATGGCGACCGTATCAGCCGCATCCGGACCTTCGTGAAGAAGGTCGAGAAGGCCCTGCTTCAGGGCGATAAGGATGCAGCCGTTGCCGCTTTCGCCGTTGCCGAGCCGGAACTGCGCCGTGGCGTCAACAAGGGCGTTCTGCACGCCAATACCGCGTCTCGCAAGATCTCGCGCCTCAGCGCGCGGGTGAAGGGTCTGGCCCAGGCCTGA
- the mutM gene encoding bifunctional DNA-formamidopyrimidine glycosylase/DNA-(apurinic or apyrimidinic site) lyase: MPELPEVETVLKGIAPRLIGRRLARVEARRPDLRRPLPPDFAARLTGRMVLGADRRAKYLRLHLDGGETLIIHLGMSGRLVIEDAPPPVAFVHGPATATADAPHTHVVFTLDDATRVLFADPRRFGLMDLAATAALDTHDLFAHLGPEPLGNGFSGPYLAAAFQGRRAPVKALLLDQRIVVGVGNIYASESLFEAGILPQRAAGSLRAADCERLATAVRATLNRAILAGGSSLKDFVGASGELGYFQHSFRVYDRAGAPCSSADCDGRIDRIVQSNRATYFCSRCQV; encoded by the coding sequence ATGCCAGAGTTGCCCGAAGTTGAAACCGTGCTGAAGGGGATCGCCCCCCGCCTGATCGGCCGCCGCCTTGCCCGGGTGGAGGCGCGGCGCCCTGACCTGCGCCGGCCGCTGCCGCCGGATTTCGCGGCCCGGCTGACCGGGCGCATGGTGCTGGGCGCCGATCGGCGCGCGAAATATCTGCGTCTGCATCTGGATGGCGGCGAGACCCTGATCATCCATCTGGGCATGTCGGGCCGGCTGGTGATCGAGGATGCGCCGCCGCCGGTCGCCTTCGTGCACGGCCCCGCCACTGCCACGGCGGATGCCCCGCACACCCATGTCGTGTTCACCCTGGACGATGCGACACGGGTGCTGTTCGCCGATCCGCGCCGCTTCGGTCTGATGGATCTGGCGGCGACCGCGGCGCTCGATACCCATGACCTGTTCGCGCATCTGGGGCCGGAGCCGCTGGGCAACGGCTTCTCGGGCCCCTATCTGGCGGCGGCCTTCCAGGGGCGGCGCGCGCCGGTGAAGGCGCTGCTGCTGGACCAGCGGATCGTGGTCGGCGTCGGCAACATCTATGCCAGCGAGAGCCTGTTCGAGGCCGGCATCCTGCCGCAGCGCGCGGCCGGCAGCCTTCGCGCCGCCGATTGCGAGCGGCTGGCCACGGCGGTGCGCGCCACGCTGAACCGCGCGATCCTGGCCGGCGGGTCCAGCCTGAAGGATTTTGTGGGCGCCTCGGGGGAACTGGGCTATTTCCAGCACAGTTTCCGGGTCTATGACCGCGCCGGCGCCCCCTGTTCCAGCGCGGATTGTGACGGTAGAATCGACCGGATCGTCCAGTCCAACCGTGCAACCTATTTTTGTTCCCGGTGCCAGGTATGA
- the dnaA gene encoding chromosomal replication initiator protein DnaA — protein sequence MTPVSDPADFAEYEAQWGRVRDALRSEFGDAAFYSWLKPLSLAAVTEGRVTIAVPTRFMRDWVVSHYADRIRVLWSWENPAVRRVDISVAGAWGAADPASAKAAAAARAAGAKAADDDAVAPVVPPAANGPRSGGAAIYNGEGYNGEGRGGISGGYVTGGYGGGAPLPPRSSKPSPVPAGQSRAGGGPANQPGSHQPPGHQPGSHQSGGHQSGGHQSTGHNASGRGPSGHDGTGSGPVAYGAGRNGRSGAQAAPMSEAEADAEASHRAAERIDQWSAGLDPRFTFDNFVCGKPNELAHAAALRVAESETVQFNPLFLYGGVGLGKTHLMHAIAWHIRGRNPRRKVVYMSAEKFMYEFIRALRYKDTMAFKEQFRSVDVLMIDDVQFISGKDSTQEEFFHTFNALVDQNRQIVVSGDRSPSDLDGMEERLRSRLGWGMVADIHPTTYELRLGILQQKADQLGAVVPGKVLEFLAHKIASNVRELEGALNRVVAHATLVGRAITLETTQEVLQDLLRANERRLTIEDIQKRVAEHFNIRVSDMHSARRSRAIARPRQVAMYLAKQLTQSSLPEIGRKFGGRDHTTVMHAVKKVEELGSQDSSFADDIELLRRMLES from the coding sequence ATGACCCCGGTTTCCGATCCCGCCGACTTTGCCGAATACGAGGCGCAATGGGGCCGCGTTCGTGATGCGCTCCGCAGCGAATTCGGCGACGCCGCCTTTTATTCCTGGCTGAAGCCCCTGTCGCTGGCTGCCGTGACCGAGGGCCGCGTGACGATCGCGGTGCCGACGCGGTTCATGCGCGACTGGGTCGTATCGCATTATGCCGATCGTATCCGCGTGCTGTGGTCGTGGGAAAATCCGGCGGTCCGCCGGGTGGACATCTCGGTCGCCGGTGCCTGGGGGGCTGCCGATCCGGCATCGGCCAAGGCCGCCGCCGCCGCCAGGGCCGCCGGTGCCAAGGCTGCCGACGATGATGCCGTCGCTCCGGTTGTGCCGCCGGCAGCCAACGGCCCCCGCTCGGGCGGGGCTGCCATCTATAACGGTGAAGGTTACAACGGCGAGGGCCGTGGCGGCATTTCCGGCGGCTATGTGACCGGCGGCTATGGCGGTGGCGCGCCGCTGCCGCCGCGCAGCAGCAAGCCGTCGCCGGTGCCGGCCGGCCAGTCGCGGGCGGGCGGGGGGCCGGCGAATCAGCCGGGCAGCCATCAGCCCCCGGGGCACCAGCCTGGAAGTCACCAGTCCGGAGGTCACCAGTCCGGAGGTCACCAGTCCACGGGCCATAACGCTTCGGGGCGCGGGCCGTCCGGCCATGACGGCACAGGTTCCGGTCCCGTGGCCTATGGGGCGGGCCGCAACGGCCGCAGTGGTGCCCAGGCGGCGCCGATGTCCGAGGCCGAAGCCGATGCCGAGGCCAGCCACCGCGCGGCGGAACGCATCGATCAGTGGTCGGCCGGTCTGGATCCGCGCTTCACTTTCGACAATTTCGTCTGCGGCAAGCCGAACGAACTGGCCCATGCCGCGGCGCTCCGGGTGGCGGAAAGCGAAACCGTACAGTTCAACCCGCTGTTCCTGTATGGCGGTGTCGGCCTTGGCAAGACCCATCTTATGCATGCCATCGCATGGCATATCCGCGGCCGCAACCCGCGGCGCAAGGTGGTGTACATGTCGGCCGAGAAGTTTATGTACGAATTCATCCGGGCGCTGCGCTACAAGGATACGATGGCGTTCAAGGAGCAGTTCCGCTCGGTCGACGTGCTGATGATCGATGACGTGCAGTTCATCAGCGGCAAGGATTCGACTCAGGAGGAATTCTTCCACACTTTCAACGCTCTGGTGGACCAGAACCGGCAGATCGTGGTGTCGGGCGACCGCTCGCCATCGGATCTGGACGGGATGGAGGAGCGGCTGCGCTCGCGCCTCGGCTGGGGCATGGTCGCCGATATCCACCCCACCACCTATGAACTCAGGCTGGGCATCCTGCAGCAGAAGGCCGATCAGCTGGGTGCCGTGGTGCCGGGCAAGGTTCTGGAATTCCTGGCCCACAAGATCGCCTCCAACGTCCGCGAGCTTGAGGGCGCACTGAACCGGGTGGTGGCGCATGCCACCCTGGTCGGCCGCGCGATCACGCTTGAGACCACACAGGAGGTGCTGCAGGATCTGCTGCGTGCCAATGAGCGCCGGCTGACCATCGAGGACATCCAGAAGCGGGTGGCCGAGCACTTCAACATCCGGGTGTCGGACATGCATTCCGCCCGCCGCTCGCGGGCGATCGCCCGGCCCCGGCAGGTGGCGATGTATCTGGCCAAGCAATTGACCCAGTCCAGCCTGCCGGAGATCGGCCGAAAATTCGGCGGCCGCGACCATACCACCGTGATGCATGCGGTGAAAAAGGTCGAGGAACTGGGCAGCCAGGACAGCAGCTTCGCCGACGATATCGAGCTGCTGCGGCGGATGCTGGAAAGCTGA
- the gyrB gene encoding DNA topoisomerase (ATP-hydrolyzing) subunit B — protein MTEQPAHSQSETAIAATSYGADSIKVLRGLDAVRKRPGMYIGDTDDGSGLHHMVYEVVDNAIDEALAGWCDQVHVVLNGDGSVTVRDNGRGIPVDIHDEEGVSAAQVIMTQLHAGGKFDQNSYKVSGGLHGVGVSVVNALSEWLELRIWRAGNEHYMRFKMGEAVQPLEIVGQSGDKTGSEITFMPSTEIFTQVNFDAATLERRLRELAFLNSGVTIEFVDSRTDTPVSHRMHYDGGIEAFVRYLDRSKSPMHGTPITVSGERAGIMVEVSMQWNDSYHENVLCFTNNIPQRDGGTHLAGFRAALTRTINAYATSSGIAKREKVSVSGEDAREGLTCVLSVKVPDPKFSSQTKDKLVSSEVKPAVENLVGERLDQWFEEHPQDARAIVGKVVEAAVAREAARKARELTRRKSALDITSLPGKLADCQERDPAKSEIFLVEGDSAGGSAKQGRNRANQAILPLRGKILNVERARFDKMLSSAEIGTLISALGCGIGRDDFNADKLRYHKIIIMTDADVDGSHIRTLLLTFFYRQMPELIRRGHLYIAQPPLYRIKRGTSEVYLKGELALENHLIGQSLQDAVLTLHSGAQRAGGDLRTVVERARDVANQLKAIARRAPLWLLEEAALSGALSEASFADAVAAEQAGRILIARLDARSNEHDRGWSYAVETSAPEGEAGGTGPVPRAGEVRRIRVRRELRGMQESYTIEAALSRGGEARLISRYLAELAGVFDGPARIAFDKGREVRVATPTQLFEAVLEAGRRGIQVQRYKGLGEMNADQLWETTMDPNSRTLLQVRVNHADEADEIFTTLMGDVVEPRRNFIQDNALNVSNLDV, from the coding sequence ATGACAGAGCAGCCCGCACACTCCCAGTCCGAGACTGCCATCGCAGCCACGTCCTATGGTGCCGACTCGATCAAGGTTCTGCGTGGCCTGGATGCCGTGCGCAAGCGCCCGGGCATGTATATCGGCGACACCGACGACGGCTCGGGCCTGCACCACATGGTCTATGAGGTGGTCGACAACGCCATCGACGAGGCGTTGGCCGGCTGGTGCGATCAGGTCCATGTGGTGCTGAACGGCGACGGATCGGTGACGGTCCGCGACAATGGCCGCGGCATCCCGGTCGATATCCATGACGAGGAAGGCGTGTCGGCGGCTCAGGTCATCATGACCCAGCTGCATGCCGGCGGTAAGTTCGACCAGAATTCCTACAAGGTGTCGGGCGGCCTGCATGGCGTGGGCGTGTCGGTGGTGAACGCGCTGTCGGAATGGCTGGAACTCAGGATCTGGCGCGCCGGCAATGAACACTATATGCGCTTCAAGATGGGCGAGGCGGTCCAGCCGCTGGAGATTGTCGGCCAGAGTGGCGACAAGACCGGCAGTGAAATCACCTTCATGCCGTCGACCGAGATCTTCACCCAGGTGAATTTCGATGCGGCGACGCTGGAGCGTCGGCTGCGCGAGCTCGCCTTCCTGAATTCGGGCGTGACCATCGAATTCGTCGACAGCCGCACCGATACCCCGGTCAGCCACCGTATGCATTACGACGGCGGCATCGAGGCTTTCGTGCGCTATCTGGACCGCAGCAAATCGCCGATGCATGGCACCCCGATCACGGTATCCGGCGAGCGCGCCGGCATCATGGTCGAAGTGTCGATGCAGTGGAATGACAGCTATCACGAGAACGTGCTGTGTTTCACCAACAACATCCCGCAGCGTGACGGCGGCACCCATCTGGCCGGGTTCCGCGCGGCGCTGACCCGCACCATCAACGCCTATGCCACGTCATCGGGTATCGCCAAGCGCGAGAAGGTGTCGGTGTCGGGCGAGGATGCGCGCGAGGGGCTGACCTGCGTGCTGTCGGTGAAGGTGCCGGACCCGAAATTCTCGTCGCAGACCAAGGACAAGCTGGTCAGTTCCGAGGTGAAGCCGGCGGTCGAGAATCTGGTCGGCGAACGGCTCGACCAGTGGTTCGAGGAGCATCCCCAGGACGCCCGCGCGATCGTGGGCAAGGTGGTCGAGGCGGCGGTGGCGCGTGAGGCCGCGCGCAAGGCCCGCGAACTGACCCGGCGCAAGAGCGCGCTGGACATCACCAGCCTGCCCGGCAAGCTGGCCGATTGTCAGGAACGCGACCCCGCCAAATCCGAAATCTTCCTGGTCGAGGGTGACTCGGCAGGCGGATCGGCCAAGCAGGGCCGCAACCGCGCCAATCAGGCGATCCTGCCGCTGCGCGGCAAGATCCTGAATGTCGAGCGGGCGCGGTTCGACAAGATGTTGAGTTCCGCTGAAATCGGCACGCTGATCTCGGCGCTGGGCTGCGGCATCGGCCGGGACGATTTTAACGCCGACAAGCTGCGCTATCACAAGATCATCATCATGACCGACGCAGACGTGGACGGAAGCCATATCCGCACCCTGCTGCTGACCTTTTTCTATCGTCAGATGCCTGAACTGATCCGGCGTGGTCATCTGTACATCGCCCAGCCGCCGCTGTACCGCATCAAGCGCGGGACCAGCGAGGTCTATCTGAAGGGCGAGCTGGCGCTTGAAAACCACCTGATCGGCCAGTCGCTGCAGGATGCCGTATTGACCCTGCATTCGGGCGCCCAGCGTGCCGGCGGCGATCTGCGCACGGTGGTGGAGCGTGCCCGCGACGTCGCCAATCAGTTGAAGGCGATCGCACGGCGGGCGCCGCTCTGGCTGCTGGAGGAAGCGGCATTGTCGGGCGCGTTGTCGGAAGCCTCTTTCGCCGATGCGGTCGCGGCCGAACAGGCTGGCCGGATCCTGATCGCCCGGCTGGACGCGCGGTCGAACGAGCATGACCGCGGCTGGAGCTATGCGGTGGAGACCAGCGCGCCGGAAGGCGAGGCCGGCGGCACCGGCCCGGTGCCGCGCGCGGGTGAGGTGCGCCGCATCCGGGTGCGCCGCGAACTGCGCGGCATGCAGGAGAGCTATACGATCGAGGCGGCGCTGTCGCGCGGTGGTGAGGCCCGGCTGATCAGCCGCTATCTGGCGGAGCTTGCCGGCGTGTTCGACGGCCCGGCCCGCATCGCCTTCGACAAGGGCCGCGAGGTGCGTGTCGCCACGCCGACCCAGCTTTTCGAGGCGGTGCTGGAAGCCGGACGGCGCGGCATTCAGGTGCAGCGCTACAAGGGTCTGGGCGAGATGAACGCCGACCAGTTGTGGGAAACCACCATGGACCCCAACAGCCGCACCCTGCTTCAGGTGCGCGTCAACCATGCCGACGAGGCCGACGAGATCTTCACGACCCTGATGGGCGACGTGGTGGAGCCCCGCCGCAATTTCATTCAGGACAATGCGCTGAACGTGTCCAATCTGGATGTGTGA
- a CDS encoding enoyl-CoA hydratase codes for MSYKTIIVDTRGAVGIVQLNRPKALNALCAELIEELNAALDAYEADPEIGAIIVTGSEKAFAAGADIKEMLPKSFQDVYMEDFISRWERITRCKKPVIAAVSGYALGGGCELAMMCDFILAAENAKFGQPEINLGTIPGSGGTQRLTRFVGKSKAMEMCLTGRMMDAEEAERAGLVSRIVPVTDLMDEALKVAQAIAAKSLPSVMMAKEAVNAAYETTLTQGVRFERRLFHSSFALDDRREGMTAFSEKREPQFRNR; via the coding sequence ATGTCCTACAAGACCATCATCGTCGACACGCGCGGCGCCGTGGGCATCGTTCAGTTGAACCGGCCCAAGGCGCTGAACGCGCTGTGTGCCGAACTGATCGAGGAACTGAATGCGGCGCTGGACGCCTATGAGGCGGACCCCGAGATCGGCGCGATCATCGTCACCGGCAGCGAGAAGGCATTCGCCGCCGGTGCCGATATCAAGGAGATGCTGCCGAAGTCGTTCCAGGACGTCTATATGGAAGACTTCATCTCGCGCTGGGAGCGGATCACCCGCTGCAAGAAGCCGGTCATCGCCGCGGTGTCGGGCTATGCGCTGGGCGGCGGCTGCGAACTGGCCATGATGTGCGATTTCATTCTCGCGGCCGAGAATGCGAAATTCGGCCAGCCCGAAATCAATCTGGGCACCATTCCCGGATCGGGCGGCACTCAGCGTCTGACCCGGTTCGTCGGCAAGTCGAAGGCCATGGAAATGTGCCTGACCGGCCGGATGATGGATGCCGAGGAAGCCGAGCGGGCCGGGCTGGTCAGCCGGATCGTGCCGGTGACCGATCTGATGGACGAGGCGCTGAAGGTGGCCCAGGCCATCGCCGCCAAGTCGCTGCCATCGGTGATGATGGCGAAGGAGGCGGTGAACGCCGCCTACGAGACCACGCTGACCCAGGGTGTGCGGTTCGAGCGCCGCCTGTTCCATTCCAGCTTCGCCCTCGACGACCGCCGCGAGGGCATGACCGCCTTCTCGGAAAAGCGCGAGCCGCAGTTCAGGAACCGCTGA